A single window of Synechococcus sp. C9 DNA harbors:
- a CDS encoding C40 family peptidase: MWYRCQQVVNLYDAPTGERLATQAQAGRWLYPGETSGERRWVTLAEDDYGGWVTPVDWANVQPTTTPYQPPQLNRAAIVPRLPLVLTFALHAMGQPHVYRWGGTVPPDFDCSGLVQTAFAQAGIWLPRDAYQQEAFVAPISRDSLAPGDLVFFGTAERATHVGIYLGNQQYIHCSGLAQGRNGIGVDSLGEDRGAIGETYAQQWRGAGRVVASYQPQNHPDTQKCFAAT; the protein is encoded by the coding sequence ATGTGGTACCGCTGTCAGCAGGTGGTCAATCTCTACGATGCCCCCACCGGGGAACGCCTGGCGACGCAAGCCCAAGCGGGTCGGTGGCTATATCCGGGTGAAACGTCCGGGGAACGCCGGTGGGTCACTTTAGCCGAGGACGATTACGGGGGTTGGGTGACCCCAGTGGATTGGGCTAACGTTCAGCCCACTACCACACCCTACCAGCCCCCCCAACTGAACCGGGCGGCGATTGTCCCCCGTTTACCCCTGGTGCTCACTTTTGCTCTGCACGCCATGGGACAACCCCATGTTTATCGCTGGGGCGGCACGGTGCCACCGGATTTTGACTGCTCTGGTCTGGTGCAGACTGCCTTTGCCCAGGCGGGCATTTGGTTGCCCCGGGATGCCTATCAGCAGGAAGCCTTTGTGGCTCCCATCAGCCGGGACAGCCTCGCACCGGGGGATTTGGTCTTTTTTGGTACCGCAGAGCGGGCGACCCATGTGGGGATTTATTTAGGCAATCAGCAGTACATTCATTGCTCTGGACTGGCCCAGGGGCGCAATGGTATCGGGGTGGATTCCCTGGGGGAGGACCGGGGAGCCATTGGGGAAACCTATGCCCAGCAGTGGCGGGGTGCGGGGCGGGTGGTGGCTTCCTATCAGCCCCAAAACCATCCAGATACCCAGAAATGTTTCGCCGCAACCTAA
- the gmd gene encoding GDP-mannose 4,6-dehydratase yields MSQTMKKALITGITGQDGSYLADFLVRQGYAVHGIIRRASLFNTSRVDHLYKDAHDPEARLFLHYGDLTDGTGLRRIIEQVQPDEVYNLGAQSHVKVSFAQPEYTADAVATGTLRLLEAVRDYENISGRRVKFYQAGSSEMFGAAPPPQHEKTPFYPRSPYAVAKVAAYWYCVNYREAYGMFICNGILFNHESPRRGETFVTRKITRALGRIKMGLQKHLYLGNLAAKRDWGFAGDYVEAMWLMLQQEQPDDFVIATGEAYSVQEFLETAFGLVGLDWRDYVKIDPRYFRPTEVDYLLGDATKASKQLHWQPRCSFKELVEMMVQHDLELARQELTLKEAGHWVNFPGLSD; encoded by the coding sequence ATGAGCCAAACCATGAAAAAAGCGCTGATTACTGGCATTACGGGTCAAGACGGTTCCTACCTCGCCGATTTTTTGGTGCGCCAGGGCTATGCGGTGCATGGCATTATTCGCAGAGCTTCGCTGTTCAATACCAGCCGGGTGGATCATTTGTACAAGGATGCCCACGACCCGGAGGCACGCCTGTTTTTGCACTATGGGGATTTGACGGATGGGACGGGTTTGCGGCGGATTATCGAGCAGGTGCAACCGGATGAGGTGTACAACCTGGGGGCGCAGTCCCATGTGAAGGTCTCCTTTGCCCAACCGGAATACACGGCGGATGCGGTGGCGACGGGGACGCTCCGGTTGTTGGAGGCGGTGCGGGATTACGAAAATATTTCCGGGCGCCGGGTGAAATTTTACCAGGCGGGTTCCTCGGAGATGTTTGGGGCGGCCCCTCCTCCCCAACATGAAAAAACCCCTTTTTATCCCCGCAGTCCCTATGCGGTGGCGAAGGTGGCGGCTTATTGGTATTGCGTGAATTACCGGGAAGCCTACGGGATGTTTATTTGTAATGGAATTTTGTTCAACCATGAGAGTCCCCGGCGGGGGGAAACCTTTGTCACCCGTAAAATTACCCGGGCGTTGGGGCGGATCAAAATGGGGTTACAAAAGCATTTGTATTTGGGCAATTTGGCGGCGAAACGGGATTGGGGGTTTGCGGGGGATTATGTGGAGGCGATGTGGTTGATGTTGCAACAGGAACAACCGGATGATTTTGTAATAGCCACTGGGGAGGCTTATTCGGTGCAGGAATTTTTGGAAACGGCGTTTGGGTTGGTAGGTTTGGATTGGCGGGACTATGTGAAAATTGACCCCCGTTATTTTCGCCCGACGGAAGTGGATTATTTACTGGGGGATGCCACCAAAGCCTCGAAACAACTCCATTGGCAACCCCGGTGTAGTTTCAAAGAATTGGTAGAGATGATGGTACAGCATGATTTGGAATTGGCTCGCCAGGAACTAACGCTCAAGGAGGCGGGGCATTGGGTGAATTTCCCTGGCTTGAGTGATTAG
- a CDS encoding potassium channel family protein: MPTQDTQYIHLLATQIALFLLHPLVGYTASGNLVIVSLLFWAIMVITRTILPRRTFRAYLGLALLGLGVQLLGLLRDLAGVQLLPVDVTVALDLLGQIIFVGFLMVPIRAIIQRLFQERRVTVNTLRGSVCVYLLIGTLWSIVYNIMYTVNPEAFAFSHPTTGEALYYFSFVTLTTVGYGDIAPVSPLARTATNVEAIMGQMYIAIIVARVVALYRSPWEAPVIPPKQPPQGTID, translated from the coding sequence ATGCCGACGCAAGACACCCAATACATTCATTTATTGGCAACCCAAATTGCCCTTTTTCTCCTTCATCCTTTGGTTGGTTATACCGCTTCGGGCAACTTGGTCATTGTTTCCCTTTTATTTTGGGCAATTATGGTCATCACCCGCACCATTTTACCCCGGCGCACCTTCCGGGCTTACTTGGGTTTAGCCCTATTGGGGTTGGGGGTACAATTGTTGGGATTACTGCGGGATTTAGCGGGGGTGCAATTGTTACCGGTGGATGTGACCGTTGCCCTTGATCTGCTGGGGCAAATTATTTTTGTCGGTTTTTTAATGGTTCCGATTCGTGCCATCATTCAGCGGTTATTTCAAGAGCGACGGGTGACGGTGAATACCCTGCGGGGGAGTGTTTGTGTTTATTTACTGATCGGCACCCTCTGGAGTATTGTTTACAACATCATGTACACGGTCAATCCCGAGGCGTTTGCCTTCAGCCACCCCACCACTGGTGAAGCGTTGTATTACTTTAGTTTTGTAACCTTGACTACCGTTGGCTATGGGGACATTGCCCCGGTCAGTCCCTTGGCACGGACCGCCACCAATGTGGAGGCAATCATGGGACAGATGTATATTGCCATCATTGTGGCGCGGGTAGTGGCGTTGTACCGTTCCCCTTGGGAAGCGCCAGTTATCCCCCCCAAACAACCCCCCCAGGGCACAATTGATTGA
- the moeB gene encoding molybdopterin-synthase adenylyltransferase MoeB yields MTAVDALASELPALTQAEYERYSRHLILPGVGLEGQKKLKAAKVLCVGTGGLGSPVLLYLAAAGIGRLGIIDFDTVDISNLQRQIIHTVERVGQSKAQSAKERLAQLNPHCQVDVYETQLNASNALDIIAKYDVVVDGTDNFPTRYLVNDACTLLNKPFIYGSILWFEGQVSVFNYQGGPTYRDLFPEPPPPGAVPSCAEGGVLGVLCGVIGSLQATETIKVILGLGDTLSGRLLLYNALKMQFRELKLRPHPDRPVIKELIDYDQFCGITQARQQEQTMQAEIPEITVQELHQRLTQQPQQTLLVDVRNPGEYEVARINGSVLIPLPELEQGAGLEKLNQIWGDQELVVHCKSGVRSLKALHLIKEKTGRVGMNVKGGILAWSREIDPSVPQY; encoded by the coding sequence ATGACTGCTGTTGATGCGTTGGCGAGCGAACTTCCTGCCCTCACCCAAGCGGAGTATGAGCGTTACTCCCGCCATTTGATCTTGCCGGGGGTGGGGTTAGAGGGGCAAAAAAAATTAAAAGCGGCGAAGGTGTTGTGCGTGGGAACCGGGGGGCTGGGTTCGCCGGTGTTGCTCTATTTGGCGGCGGCGGGCATTGGTCGTTTGGGGATTATTGATTTTGATACGGTGGACATTTCTAATTTGCAACGCCAGATTATTCATACGGTGGAACGGGTGGGGCAATCCAAGGCACAATCTGCCAAAGAACGCCTTGCCCAGTTAAACCCCCATTGTCAGGTGGATGTGTATGAAACCCAGTTAAATGCCAGCAATGCCCTGGATATTATTGCCAAGTATGATGTAGTGGTGGATGGCACGGATAATTTTCCCACCCGTTATTTGGTCAATGATGCCTGTACGTTATTAAATAAACCGTTTATTTACGGTTCGATTTTGTGGTTTGAGGGGCAGGTGTCCGTGTTTAATTACCAGGGGGGACCCACCTATCGGGATTTATTCCCAGAACCGCCACCGCCGGGTGCGGTACCTTCCTGTGCTGAGGGGGGAGTGTTGGGGGTTTTATGCGGGGTGATTGGCTCGTTACAGGCGACGGAAACGATCAAAGTGATTCTTGGCTTGGGGGACACCTTGAGCGGGCGTTTACTGCTTTATAATGCCCTGAAAATGCAGTTTCGGGAATTAAAATTGCGTCCCCATCCCGACCGTCCGGTGATTAAAGAATTGATTGATTACGACCAGTTTTGTGGCATCACCCAAGCCCGACAGCAGGAGCAAACCATGCAGGCAGAAATTCCCGAAATCACGGTGCAGGAATTACACCAACGGCTGACCCAGCAACCCCAACAAACCTTGCTGGTGGATGTGCGGAATCCGGGGGAATACGAAGTGGCACGCATCAACGGTTCGGTGTTGATTCCTTTGCCGGAATTGGAGCAGGGGGCGGGTCTGGAAAAGTTAAACCAAATCTGGGGAGATCAGGAACTGGTGGTGCATTGCAAATCCGGGGTGCGTTCCCTGAAAGCCTTGCATTTGATCAAGGAAAAAACCGGGCGGGTGGGGATGAATGTCAAGGGTGGCATTTTAGCCTGGAGCCGAGAAATTGACCCTTCCGTACCCCAGTATTAA
- a CDS encoding DUF3285 domain-containing protein produces the protein MTQQRPPSYVRLAMRNMVRKGRVSLFHFTLTALGLIGVLVGLAYLTH, from the coding sequence ATGACCCAGCAACGCCCCCCCAGCTATGTCCGTCTCGCCATGCGGAATATGGTACGCAAAGGCAGGGTATCCCTTTTCCATTTCACCCTGACCGCCCTGGGGCTGATTGGGGTCTTGGTGGGGCTGGCTTATCTCACGCATTAG
- a CDS encoding DUF2997 domain-containing protein: METIEFIIRPDGRVEVQVQGIASAECTQVSHPIEQELGHVVHREWTAEYFQTTHTQPHHQDVHIHPHY, encoded by the coding sequence ATGGAAACCATAGAGTTTATCATTCGCCCGGATGGACGGGTCGAGGTGCAGGTACAGGGCATTGCCAGTGCGGAGTGCACCCAGGTTTCCCACCCCATCGAGCAGGAGTTGGGGCACGTTGTCCACCGGGAATGGACGGCGGAGTATTTCCAGACCACCCATACCCAGCCCCACCACCAGGACGTTCACATCCATCCCCATTACTAA
- a CDS encoding DUF1257 domain-containing protein, producing the protein MSHFSTIHTSLRHRSALEAALTRLNYTYRVGSQPVRGYRGQTQTADLVIPQDNGYDIGFVWDGQQYNLVTDLQYWQQPLSVEGFVKQLHQQYAYEVVVAQSQKQGFQVSESQQLPDGSLRLVVQRWAV; encoded by the coding sequence ATGTCCCATTTCAGCACCATTCACACCAGCCTGCGGCACCGGTCAGCCCTCGAAGCCGCTCTCACCCGGCTCAACTATACCTATCGGGTCGGTTCCCAGCCGGTACGGGGTTATCGGGGACAAACCCAAACCGCAGACTTGGTCATTCCCCAGGACAATGGCTATGACATCGGCTTTGTCTGGGACGGTCAGCAGTACAATTTGGTGACAGATTTGCAGTACTGGCAACAGCCCCTGAGCGTGGAAGGTTTTGTCAAGCAATTGCACCAACAATATGCCTACGAAGTAGTGGTTGCCCAGAGCCAGAAGCAAGGGTTTCAGGTGAGCGAGTCCCAACAATTACCCGATGGTTCCCTGCGGTTGGTGGTACAACGCTGGGCGGTCTGA
- a CDS encoding ferredoxin — MERTGFEPELGGQWRQKAVYVDEAVCIGCKHCAHVARNTFYIEPDYGRSRVVNQDGDPEYLIQEAIDTCPVDCIHWVNYRDLHRLETARSHQQLVPVGFPGAAQRRAV; from the coding sequence ATGGAGCGGACGGGATTTGAGCCAGAACTGGGCGGTCAATGGCGGCAAAAAGCTGTCTATGTGGATGAGGCGGTCTGTATTGGGTGCAAACATTGTGCTCACGTCGCCCGCAATACCTTCTACATCGAGCCGGACTACGGACGCTCCCGGGTGGTGAACCAGGATGGCGACCCGGAGTATCTGATTCAGGAAGCCATTGATACCTGCCCGGTGGACTGTATCCATTGGGTGAATTACCGGGATTTACACCGCTTAGAGACCGCTCGCAGTCACCAGCAATTGGTACCGGTGGGGTTTCCGGGGGCGGCACAGCGGCGGGCTGTCTAA
- a CDS encoding PHP domain-containing protein, giving the protein MAAILAEQRPTIKQLKDALAGLHARSCPDVYNFHLHTVHSDGRLEPEEVIRQAWDGGLQGLAITDHHSVQGYERAYRYLMELNSPHKPTLWSGVEISCELLGLEVHILGYAFDPNHGLMAPYLQGSTPLGDDYPAAAVITAIQGAGGLAVLAHPERYKKPASELIPAASALGIDGVEAYYAYHNPDPWRPSPEQTARVLHLSRVYGLWVTCGTDTHGENIWRRL; this is encoded by the coding sequence ATGGCGGCAATTTTAGCCGAGCAACGGCCAACAATAAAACAACTCAAGGATGCTTTGGCCGGACTGCACGCCCGGAGTTGTCCCGATGTGTACAATTTTCATCTGCATACGGTGCATTCGGATGGTCGCCTGGAACCGGAGGAGGTGATTCGGCAGGCGTGGGATGGTGGCTTGCAGGGTTTGGCGATCACTGACCATCACAGTGTGCAGGGGTATGAACGAGCTTATCGCTACCTGATGGAGTTGAACAGCCCCCACAAACCTACCCTCTGGTCGGGGGTGGAAATTAGCTGTGAATTGTTGGGTTTGGAAGTGCATATTTTGGGTTACGCCTTTGACCCCAACCACGGACTGATGGCTCCCTATCTACAAGGCAGTACGCCTTTGGGGGATGATTACCCGGCGGCGGCGGTGATTACGGCGATTCAGGGGGCAGGGGGATTGGCGGTTTTGGCGCACCCGGAACGCTACAAAAAGCCCGCTAGTGAGTTGATTCCCGCAGCCAGCGCCCTGGGAATTGACGGGGTAGAAGCCTACTATGCCTACCACAACCCCGACCCCTGGCGGCCCAGCCCAGAACAAACGGCTCGGGTACTGCATCTCAGCCGGGTGTATGGCTTGTGGGTGACCTGTGGCACCGATACCCACGGGGAAAATATCTGGCGGCGGCTATAG